GGCAAGAGCGCCGTCGTGTCGTCCTTCGGCGCCGAGTCCGCCGTGCTGCTGCATCTGGTGGCCGAGATCGATCCGGCGACGCCGATCCTCTTCCTCAACACCGGCAAGCTGTTCGGCGAGACGCTGCGCTATCGCGACCGGCTGCAGGACGTGCTCGGCCTCGGCGACATCCGCTCGCTGGCGCCCAATCCCGTCGACCGCGACCGGTTCGATCCGGAAGGCACGCTATGGTCGCGGGATACCGAGGCCTGCTGCAATTTCCGGAAAGTCATGCCGCTGAAGCGCGCACTCGAGCCCTTCGCGGCGCAGATCACCGGCCGCAAGCGCTTCCAGACCCGGGAGCGCGCCGAGATGCAGGCGGTGGAGTTCTTCGACGGCCGCTTCCGCTTCAACCCGCTGGCCGACTGGTCGCTCGCCGACCTGGAGGACTACACGGTCAAGCACGACCTGCCGCGCCATCCGCTGGTGGAGGACGGTTATCCCTCGATCGGCTGCATGCCCTGCACGCGCCGCGTCCAGGCCGGCGAGAGCTACCGCGACGGCCGCTGGTCGGGCCTCGACAAGGACGAATGCGGCATCCACATCGGCGTGGACGGCGAGGGGATTTAGGCGGTTTCGCCTTGGCTTGAATCGCCCCAGCAAAAGCCGTCATCGCCCGCTTCATGCGGGCGATCCAATTTGGCCGCGCGAGAAATTGGATTGCCTGAACAACAAGCCGGGCAATGACGCCTTTTTTGCATGAGCAACCTCAAGCCGAAACATCGGGAAAACGAGCCGTCTCGGCCGCTGGAAAGATCGCCTTTTCAACCCGATCCGCCTCTGCTAAACCCCCGCGCCTACCTGTGAATCCCTGACGTGCGGTCGTGGCGGAATTGGTAGACGCACTACCTTGAGGTGGTAGCGGGGCAACCCGTGGAGGTTCGAGTCCTCTCGACCGCACCAGACTGTCATTTTAAGTATTTGAAAATGGCCTTTATTGTGAGGCAGGCTCTTTCCCTAAGAGCTGGACTTGAACATCGCCAAAGGAGTCGTGCGATGTTTGGTTTAATTCGCCCGGCAACCAAGTCGCGGCCG
Above is a window of Rhizomicrobium sp. DNA encoding:
- a CDS encoding phosphoadenylyl-sulfate reductase, whose amino-acid sequence is MSATVTIIDRARGIAPRAFDRAGAGAPDPLILAKLGQLQDASRGQGAHGILELALGGEFKGKSAVVSSFGAESAVLLHLVAEIDPATPILFLNTGKLFGETLRYRDRLQDVLGLGDIRSLAPNPVDRDRFDPEGTLWSRDTEACCNFRKVMPLKRALEPFAAQITGRKRFQTRERAEMQAVEFFDGRFRFNPLADWSLADLEDYTVKHDLPRHPLVEDGYPSIGCMPCTRRVQAGESYRDGRWSGLDKDECGIHIGVDGEGI